ACGACACCCTCCGGTGAGGCGACGCCCGCAATCGGCGCCCCCCTCTTCACAAGCTCCAAAGCATACTCAACCTGATAAAGGCGCCCCTCAGGCGAGAAGATGGTAATAGCCTCATCATAGTCTCTTGGGGAGAGCATCCTATTCAGCCCCTTGTTCTAATATCGATGATGTGAGCCTATATAAACCTCTTTTAGGATAACTGTTGGGCCAAGATCTTGGGGAGCCTACCTCTCTGGGGTCATTTCTTGAGGGCTTGTATGGCT
This genomic interval from Candidatus Bathyarchaeota archaeon contains the following:
- a CDS encoding proteasome subunit alpha (cleaves peptide bonds), translated to MLSPRDYDEAITIFSPEGRLYQVEYALELVKRGAPIAGVASPEGVV